In Oryza sativa Japonica Group chromosome 3, ASM3414082v1, one DNA window encodes the following:
- the LOC4332695 gene encoding non-specific lipid transfer protein GPI-anchored 2 has translation MAMIMLPAASAAAAASVLALLVLTSLQPRAARAQVASSPWAAPAPWPGELDCTGALLNLSSCLTYVEYRSTLTRPDKGCCGALAGVVDGEAACLCGLVGGYGAYGVRVDAVRALALPTICRVDAPPPRLCAALGVPVAEPPGGAVPEESGLSGGMPANAPSTAATGSSGGGGPATHRPTRRHLILLLLLLVFPASLLLL, from the exons ATGGCTATGATTATGCTGCCCgcggcctcggccgccgccgctgcctccgttTTGGCGCTCCTCGTGCTCACCTCGCTGcagccgcgcgcggcgcgggcgcaGGTAGCGTCCTCGCcgtgggcggcgccggcgccctgGCCCGGCGAGCTCGACTGCACGGGCGCGCTGCTGAACCTCTCCTCGTGCCTCACCTACGTGGAGTACCGGAGCACGCTGACCCGGCCGGACAAGGGCTGCTGCGGCGCGCTCGCgggcgtcgtcgacggcgaggccgcctgCCTGTGCGGACTCGTCGGCGGGTACGGCGCGTACGGGGTCCGCGTCGACGCCGTCCGCGCCCTCGCGCTGCCCACCATCTGCCGCGTCGACGCGCCCCCGCCCAGGCTCTGCGCCGCGCTCGGTGTGcccgtcgccgagccgccggGCGGCGCCGTGCCGGAGGAGTCAG GGTTGTCCGGCGGCATGCCGGCCAACGCACCGTCAACGGCGGCcaccggcagcagcggcggcggcggtccggcGACGCACCGACCCACAAGACGCCACCTGATTCTTCTTCTGCTGCTCCTGGTGTTCCCCGCTTCGCTGCTGCTCCTGTAA